GAATTTTGGTAATGACTATATCGGCAAGTTGTTCCCAGAAGTGCCCGATAACTGGGGGCAAGACTATGCCTCGATGCGCTTCACACGCACCTTTACGTTGGCCCAGGACACGACCTTCCTCTTCCAGACGAATGGGGATGATGGTCTACGATTATGGGTTGATTATGATGCAAGTGATCCAAAATGTACGGCTCTGGCAACAAGTGGCGGCCCAGACTCAGGAAGTAGCAAAACATATCCATCGCCACAATACACAGGTGACTGCCTGATCATCGATAACTGGAAAAGACAGGGTACTAATCCATTGAGTGTTTTACGTACGATTGAGGCAGGCACGCACACATTACAGCTTGACTACTTCGAGGAGACGAGCGGGGCATACATAGACCTTGATGTGATTAAAACCAATAATGGCATTCCGTTCGATGCACCAACATACAGCGGAGTTAATATGCCGAACACCCCGGCAGAGATCCCATCGAATTGGATCTCTAAAGCCCATGACTTAACGATCTATGCCGGTGCAGATATGCCCTTCATCAGTTTGCGCTTCCGTCTGGATCGCATGGATGTCAAAGGTGTTGATGAAAATCGCAATCCTCAATCGCGCAATCAAAGCCCCTTCAACTTCAAAGAGAGTTGGTGGATTACCGACATCACGATTGCTGAGCCGTAAACCAACAAGGCAATTATGACATAACCAAGCGGACCGCCCATTCGGGCGGTCTGTTTGTTTATTAGACAAAGCCTATTACTTCCAGTCACTTGGCTTAAGTCATTCATCATAATTTCTTAGTCTATTCTCTGGTCGATGCCGGGTCTTACTGCTAAACTGTAATCAGAAGCATAGCAAGCGATAGGATGCATCATGGTGGCAGATAAAGATGGGCGTGGGTTGCTCTTTGTCATGGTTGGCCCAGGTGGAGCCGGCAAAAACACAATCATGTCAATTGCAATCGAACGATTGGATAACCTGAGCAAGCTGATTACAGCAACGACACGTCCTATGCGCCCCGGCGAAATCAACGGTGTCAATTATCAATTTGTTGATCTGGCACAGTTCCGCGAGATGATCGACCGAGACGAACTGCTTGAGCATCAAGAAGTCACCAAAGGTAAGTTTTACGGCATTCCACGCGCCAACGTCGATACCTATCTTGATAATGGGCATGACCTAGTTGCCGATATTGAGGTGCTTGGCGCGCGTATCCTACGCCAAACCTATCCTTCTGACACCGTCATGATCTTCTTGACCGTTCCAGGCAATACAGAAGAAGAAGTCCTGACCACATTACGGGAACGCATGGAACAACGGCGGGATAACCCTACAGTAATAGAAGAACGCTTATTAAGGGCCCGCCTTCTAGAACTACCCTTCCAGGTAGAATGCGATTATGTCATCGTCAACGATGATATTGATCGCACTGCTGAAGAACTCATCACCATCATCCAACAAGAACGCATGGCTCGCCGCCATCCGTCGCAGGTGACATCATGAACTTACGTGATCTTCATACACAACACGGCGCCACGCTTGCACCAGATGGTATCCCTCTGCAGTACAATGACCTTGCCACAGAATACGAGCAAGCCCATCACGCGGCTGTTCTGCTAGACCGCTCTCATGAAGGCCGTATCCACCTTACGAATATCTCACGGTTCGAGCTGCTCAATCGCATGTCTACGAATAAGCTGGTTGATATGACCGCTGGAGAAGGTCGGGCGACGCTTTTTACCAATGACCACGCACGGATTATTGATCGCATTGAGGTCTATAACTTAGCAGATACTCTGCTCGCCATAACAGAACCGGGTCAGGGTCCCAGCATAACCAACTTCATTCAGAAGCATATCTTTTACGGGGACCAGGTGCAGTTGGCAGACGTCACAACTGAGACAGCTCACTTTGCCCTTCATGGACCGCAAGCAGTCGCCATCGCGAAGCTCATAAACCCAGATATCCATGAAGACACAACTTTAGCGGCTTATCAGGCGACGTTAGGCAGCACCCCTGTTACGCTTTTGAGGCGTAAGGCCGTGGTAGGTACGCATTGGGCCGTCATCTGCGCCAAAACAGATGCAGAACAAGTTTACGTAGATTTACTCTCGCTAGGTGCGCCTCTGGGCCTGATCCCGGCTGGATCACTCACTTTTAATACCTTGCGCATCGAAGCAGGCCGCCCAGCGCGCCCAGAACTCAATACGGATTATATTCCGATGGAAGTTGGCCTTTATGACGAGATCAGCTTCACAAAGGGCTGCTACACTGGGCAGGAAATCATCGCACGCATGGACAGCCGGGAACGCATCGCACGCGTGATGGTTCAGCTTGAACTTGATAACCTTGTGCAGGCGCCAGCCGATTTATTCCTGGATGGCCGCCTGATTGGCAAGATAACGAGCAGTGTCCAGGCACCTAACCATCATGTTTATGCATTGGGGGTCGTCAAGACGGCCGTGGCAATCCCAGGTAAGCTGCTAACGGCTGGAGAAGCAACAGCCACTATCGTTGACTACGCTGGCACGCAACCCACATTTTTAAAACCTGAGCAGAACACATCCGCTTGAACGAGCATTTAGGAGTTGGGCTATTCTGTAAACGGTGCATATCGTATTTGACGATATGCACCGGAAGCACACCAGGTTGACCATTACCCATGAAATGGATTACGCGCCTCATTGCCTTTATTATCGCCTATATTGCAACAGGGCTCTTCCTGATTGCAGCAGTTGACATGGCTGTTTCCAGGGCGATGCTGAGCACGACAACCTACCGTGCAGCCTTCAATAACGATCAATTTGCGCGCAATTTGGTACCTAGCATCCTCACAGCCATGGCAGAAGGCTCTCGCAACGGGGACCTGGATGTCTGGCCTTTTGAAGCCGAAACACTAGCCGAGCGTGTGGATGCCAACACATGGGCCGCCGCAACGGAGGTCCTGGTGCCAGAAAGTTGGGTTAGCGAGCAAGTCGAACGGTTAATCAGCCTATTCGACGGTATTCTCAATGACGAGACGACCGTCCTGCAAGAAACGATTCACCTACAACTTCTTAAGCAAAATTTGGAAAGCGAGCCTGCTATAACGGCAGCGAATCGCTTAATTGATGCACTGCCAGATTGTACCTTCGCTGAAACTGAGTTAATCCAGGCGATTGCCAACGGGGAAGAAACTCGCCTGCCACTCTGCAAGCCCACAGCAGAATTCCGTGATTATAGTGTGACCACAATTGTTCAGTGGCTTAACAATATCGGCCAGATGCTGCCCGCAACAACCAATCTGGAAGCCATTGGCATTACAGCGAACAGTATACAAGGCTTGCATCTCCTGGTAGAGATTAACTGGCAGGTTGTATCTTTGCTATTCCTGTGCCCGACTGCCCTGCTATTCCTCGTTGTGTTCCTTGTTGTGAAGTCGCTGCGCAGCTTCGGCAGGTGGACGGGAATTGTGGTGATTATGAGTGGGCTCACAATTTTAGGAGCGTTGTTCCTGCTCCAAGCCATCACCATCAACACGATGACCGACGTCTGGCAGACAAATACACCTCAGGAACGATTTTTCGCACAAATTGTGCTTTCACTCGTGAGGGCCGCTTTCTTACAGTCCAGCACCACCTTATTGCTCTTGGCCGCTATCTTCTTCGCAGTTGGCTTCATATTGCTGATGGTGGCAAGTTATGCGCCTCAAGCAATCCCGGAGCTCTTTGAAATCGAGGATAGCCACCCATCGCCAGAGGATGGAACAACCCCCAATGCCAACCGCACCAAAGCGAAGCATGATCATATAATTGAGTCTTAGCTTGGCAAATTAGCCTTAGGGCAAATCAGAATCGAAGAAAAGCCGCCACCAGAGCTGATAATTTTCTGGCCTGGGCAGCGTGGTTTCAGCTTCTGCGAGGTCAAATTCTTGCACTTGGCGTACCTGCACCTGGCTCGTCAGTGGGACTGGCACAACGAGAATTTCGCCTTCACGGACAAGTCGTCCCTCACTACGCGCCCACAGCGCCACATAATCATCACTCTGGGCAAAGTTGCGCTCCTGGATCAAATCAGACTGCTCAGAACGCAACTGCTCAATTTCTGCTTGGACGGAATCCTGAATATTGCGCAGGTCCCGATCTGCAAGGATACGCGTGCTGAAGTTGATCGCAAGCATCAAACCAATAGCAATAATCACAGCAAACATCACCTGCGTGCTGCTCAACTGGCGGCTACGCTGTTTGCGTTGTGGATTTGGCTGATCTGTCGATGGGTTCTGAGTGGGCATATTCACCAGTCACAGTGCATTTCCTACACTATACGATGAAGTTGCCCAGAGTGAAAGTCTGATTCAATGAAGTCTGATTCAATGAAGATAGAAGCAAGTGCCTATTCTGCTGACTATCAACGAAACCAGTGCCAGCAGTGTGGTAGTCAAGACCACCCGCATAGCGGGTGGCTTGATCCAGCCCTATAAGGGCTTGGCACTTGCTGCACCTCAAGGTGCTCTTTCACTGCGTTCAAGCCGATGCATCGATTACCTGGCTAACCCCTAAAGGGGTCGTCATGCTCTTTTGTGCTGATCCGATCCATCATTTGATCGTGTTTCTCTTGCTCACGCACGTACTTTGCGATCGTCGCTTCATTCAGTCCTACTGTGCTTACGTAGTAGCCTCGCGCCCAGAAATGCCGATTCCCGAACTTGTATTTTAGATTCGCATGGCGGTCAAAGATCATCGTGGCACTCTTGCCTTTCAGATAGCCCATGATAACCGACACGCTATATTTGGGTGGGATCGATACTAACAGATGGATGTGATCGATTCGGGCGTTTCCCTCTATGATCTCCACGCCTTTCCACTTGCACAAATCCTTCAATATCTCCACAATACTGGCTTTGTACTGGTTGTAGATTACTTTCCGTCGGTACTTGGGCGTGAACACGATGTGATACTTACACATCCATTTCGTGTGTGCTAGACTTTTGCTCATGGATTTCACTCCTCGTTATAGAGTTGGCGGCTTGAACACTGCCATCCTAACGGGAGTGATTTTCTTTTCCTATAAGGCTTTTCTTCTCCACCCGCATAGCGGGTGGTTTTCTGTTTCGTGCCTTCGGCACTCAACTCACTGAAGTGCCTAATAAAAAACGCCAGACATCTGTCTGACGTTTTTGTGCCGAAGGTGGGAGTCGAACCCACACTCCCGTAAAGAGAACTACGCCCTGAACGTAGCGCGTCTGCCAATTCCGCCACTTCGGCTAAGCTCAGGAAATCATATCAGAACTCTTAATAATGTCAACATCGAAAACCAAAATTTGGGCCCCAAATTCCAGGCAATTTTCAGGGATGGCAGCGGAGGAAAAACGCGGGTTAACGACCCGGCAGTCCATGATATAATGGCCCGCGTGTTGTCAATTGTCATGGGAAATGTTATGGGACGTTCGTTTGGTCGACTTTTGCTGGCCGCCGTGCCACTATTCGTGATTGCAGTTTGCCTACAAACTGCCCAGGCACAGATCACTGGCGTGACAGCCACAGCAAATAATATTGTGAATATACGCGCCGGGACAGGTGTCGACTTCGACCTTGTCGGTGAGATGGAAGAAGGGACGGCGTACCCCGTTTTGGCTCGCAGTGAATTTTATCCCTGGCTACTGATCGGCGACCCGGTCACAATGCAGCCTATCGGATGGATTTACGAGGAGATCGTCGCCGTATCTGGCACAACCAACAATCTCCCCCTCTCAGATGACATCATTGATCCCTCCAACACAGCACCGACGCAAGCACCTGCGGTCACCCCAACGGTAGCTACCGCACCAACGCAAAGCGCGGCAACACAAAGCACAGTTGTGACGGTCGATGCAAGCGGCAGCCCGGTACCAACCCTGACAGCAACAGCTACGGTCCCACAGCCAACAGCCACATTCGCCTATAACATTGCAGGTATCGTCCAGGGCGAAATTAATGTGCGCTATGGGCCTGGCGTGCAATATCCACGTGTGGGCGTCGCCCAGGCTGGTGAGCGCTTCGAGATCACCGGCTACCACACCCAGCAGCCCTGGGTACAAATTCGCTACCCGGATTCCCCTACGGGCTTTGCCTGGATTGCCATTGACCTGCTGGAAATTCAAGGGGACATCTATCAGACGGATGCGATTAGTGATATCAGTTTGCGCCTGCCAACCCTGACGCCAACCCCTTCCGTCATCAGCAGCGGCAACGATGGGAGCGACATCAGTCCGGAATTCGCAGCACTGGGTGAGCAACTCGCTCAGATTATGCTCAGTGGTGGCTTCGACCTCGCGACCAGCCGTTTTGGCGCGCTCTTCCTGATGGATTTGCAGACGGGCGAAGCGATTACACTGGGCAGTGACTATGCTTTCAGCGGGACCAGCATCACCAAAGTAGCCATTTTGGCCCGCCTTTACGAAACACTGACAGAGCCGCCCGGGGTCCAGCTAGCCACGGACATCGCCAATACCATGATTTGTAGTGAAAACGCGGCGACTAACCGCTTACTCAGCACGATTGGTGAAGGCGATGAATGGCGTGGCGCCGCAGCAGTCACGGAGATGTATCAGCAGTTGGGCCTGACGAACAGCTTCATCGTCGCGCCTTATACGCTCGATCCAAATAACCCACCGCTGCCAAGTGGTCCGCTTGACATCCCGGATACAACGGCTGATTCCATCAAGAGCAATGCGGACTATTCCAATCAGCTCACCGTTGATGATATGGGCCACCTATTAGCCGATGTTTATCAATGTGCTTATGATGACCAACCAATGCTGGATGGGGCTATTGAGCCGCGTGAGTGCCGTCAGATGCTGCACGTCATGTCGAATAATACGGTTGACGCACTTCTGAGGGCTGGCGTGCCGGAAGAAATCCGCGTCGCACATAAACATGGCTGGATCCCTGATACACATGGTAACGCAGCCGTTTTCTTCACGCCTGGTGGCGATTACGTCATGGTCATGATGCTGCATCAGCCGGATTGGCTTAATTATGATGAAT
The Phototrophicus methaneseepsis DNA segment above includes these coding regions:
- a CDS encoding serine hydrolase — its product is MGRSFGRLLLAAVPLFVIAVCLQTAQAQITGVTATANNIVNIRAGTGVDFDLVGEMEEGTAYPVLARSEFYPWLLIGDPVTMQPIGWIYEEIVAVSGTTNNLPLSDDIIDPSNTAPTQAPAVTPTVATAPTQSAATQSTVVTVDASGSPVPTLTATATVPQPTATFAYNIAGIVQGEINVRYGPGVQYPRVGVAQAGERFEITGYHTQQPWVQIRYPDSPTGFAWIAIDLLEIQGDIYQTDAISDISLRLPTLTPTPSVISSGNDGSDISPEFAALGEQLAQIMLSGGFDLATSRFGALFLMDLQTGEAITLGSDYAFSGTSITKVAILARLYETLTEPPGVQLATDIANTMICSENAATNRLLSTIGEGDEWRGAAAVTEMYQQLGLTNSFIVAPYTLDPNNPPLPSGPLDIPDTTADSIKSNADYSNQLTVDDMGHLLADVYQCAYDDQPMLDGAIEPRECRQMLHVMSNNTVDALLRAGVPEEIRVAHKHGWIPDTHGNAAVFFTPGGDYVMVMMLHQPDWLNYDESLPVLAEASRTVYNYFNPDEPMDAIREGYIPDALTCNFAGTPLITDLRQPVWDD
- the tnpA gene encoding IS200/IS605 family transposase, which encodes MSKSLAHTKWMCKYHIVFTPKYRRKVIYNQYKASIVEILKDLCKWKGVEIIEGNARIDHIHLLVSIPPKYSVSVIMGYLKGKSATMIFDRHANLKYKFGNRHFWARGYYVSTVGLNEATIAKYVREQEKHDQMMDRISTKEHDDPFRG
- a CDS encoding septum formation initiator family protein, producing the protein MPTQNPSTDQPNPQRKQRSRQLSSTQVMFAVIIAIGLMLAINFSTRILADRDLRNIQDSVQAEIEQLRSEQSDLIQERNFAQSDDYVALWARSEGRLVREGEILVVPVPLTSQVQVRQVQEFDLAEAETTLPRPENYQLWWRLFFDSDLP
- a CDS encoding guanylate kinase translates to MVADKDGRGLLFVMVGPGGAGKNTIMSIAIERLDNLSKLITATTRPMRPGEINGVNYQFVDLAQFREMIDRDELLEHQEVTKGKFYGIPRANVDTYLDNGHDLVADIEVLGARILRQTYPSDTVMIFLTVPGNTEEEVLTTLRERMEQRRDNPTVIEERLLRARLLELPFQVECDYVIVNDDIDRTAEELITIIQQERMARRHPSQVTS
- a CDS encoding YgfZ/GcvT domain-containing protein — protein: MNLRDLHTQHGATLAPDGIPLQYNDLATEYEQAHHAAVLLDRSHEGRIHLTNISRFELLNRMSTNKLVDMTAGEGRATLFTNDHARIIDRIEVYNLADTLLAITEPGQGPSITNFIQKHIFYGDQVQLADVTTETAHFALHGPQAVAIAKLINPDIHEDTTLAAYQATLGSTPVTLLRRKAVVGTHWAVICAKTDAEQVYVDLLSLGAPLGLIPAGSLTFNTLRIEAGRPARPELNTDYIPMEVGLYDEISFTKGCYTGQEIIARMDSRERIARVMVQLELDNLVQAPADLFLDGRLIGKITSSVQAPNHHVYALGVVKTAVAIPGKLLTAGEATATIVDYAGTQPTFLKPEQNTSA